The genomic interval TAGCAATGTATACTTACATGTGCCAGAAAATATTATACTTTGGTTTAAATGtttctgtacaaaaaaaaaaaaaatgctaggCTTCACAGTCATTTGCAATCCTGGAAAATCATAGAAATTTGACTGATTTTTAAAATCCTTTTTGTCTAGAGCAGggttttcaataaaaaaaaaataataaaatatatatatatatatatatatatatatatgtataatataatatacacacgcacatatatatttgtaaactaaatatgaaaatatttagtttctgTTGCGTTATTACTTTTTTCTACTCACtataatactgtaataatacaaatttgattaaacaatacattttcttatttatatatggggggaaaaaaataacgtGCATAGTTTTGTGTCCAAGtgcattatttccttttaaaataatttgataaatgCATGACATGTATCACTTTATTCTATAAAACCTATTtagtttaaatgattttaatgtaatgaatacattattttgtttttttatcttaaCTCCCCAAAATGTCAGGTGGTGCAACTGTCCAAAcaaattaacttaaaaaaaattagaaactttgaaattaaaatgatgtcttaaaataaaaataaaaaactatggCATTTCAGGTTTGAAACCtttcatataaacaaattttataaatatcagtagttttaaaggattagttcactttcaaatgaaaattaccccaagctttactcaccctcaagccatcctaggtgtatatgcctttcttctttctgatgaacacaatctgaacacaaatattaataaatatcctgacacatccgagctttataatggcagtgagcgatacaAAGGAGTATGAGcagaagaaagtgcttccatccatcataaatgtactccacatggctccgggggtggttaataaaggccttctgaagcgaagcgatgtatttgcgtaaaaaaaaaatccatatttaacaagttatgaagtaaaatatctagcttccgcctgaccgccttccgtattcaacgtacgaaaaaagtgtaaaactcttgcagttcaaaaagcttacgctacatcctacgccttccctattcaacttacggaactgacaggacgccagtttacactttctttgtaacttgaatacagaaggcagtctggtggaagcttaatattttacttcacaacttcttaaatatggattttttttttttttttttacacgttatgatggatggaagcactttcttcagctcatactggTGGCCCCTGTTCACTGCTATTAAAAAGCTtgaatgcgtcaggatatttattaatatttctccaattgtgttcatcagaaagaataaagtcatatacacctaggatggcttgagggtgattaaaacttggggtaattttcatttgaaagtgaactaatcctttaaaactgTTGGAGTGGCACAACTGGCTCTTTTATTATGTATTAACAAGGTAATAACAGTGAACATAATGCTTCATCCAGAGGACCCCAACTGATCCTTTTGGCAGAGTGAAAATTTGTAGATCTGTCAAATACTGGTAAAAACTACTAATTTCAAGTATGAGTAGGTTGGTACACTTTCCATGTCAGGTGGAACTACTaactacagtatatatacataatatttggttgtaccacctgacataaaaatgaatttaaacactttgaaatgttatttaactaCCTTCATGTGTGGTGTTGTGTTTTTAAGATGTCCGTTATGATCGCAATGCTCACATCACTCCCTTGATGTCAGCTCTGCCGATTTGGGAGTCATTAAAGGAAGCATCCGATACAGCTTTACACACTAAGATCAAGACGCTACTGATTGTTCAGGTACGTATGCTTGAGAGTGACAGTTGTTTAACATTGTAGGGTTTCAATAAGTTAAAGTCAACTTGAAACACAAGTTGTGATCATCTTTTCTTCACTATTGTGACCTTTATATCAGAGTGGGACGGATtcttaaacaagaaaaatgtagtgcgtgacttgattttgtccacagactgtttttaaaaaaaaaaaaaaaaaaaaaaaagatgatcagCGCGTCTTCACTTCCTTCCACTAGGAATCCTAttacaaactcaaaattcctttgttttgcattatttatggttgctcaaatctatcaaaccgagaaaccacaatgagcttttatcATTTATGTAACTTATATCGTTTTTCAACTTTAAAAGTTGTTACCTTCTATAGCGTTTTGCGTCTGCcaatactgaaatgaatatggatacctgcttaccttatttgtttttgacttggttaaataatcacattcttcatcgtatcgtttgcagggaagagaagatattttatcccattgcatgattatttggtgttttcacttcagttttgtagaattccgtTTACAATGTTGAACTGGTTAccatgaaatcagtgtcacgcGCTGGGCAcgtgctgctgcttcagccatcatatggtagaaaatgtccaaattaaaaaaaaatgttcaagctGACAGGAGTCGATGAAGCGCGCTTctgttgcaattctcgattcagcacaaatgacctacaatggcgacattttttacagtcacaacagaaaatcaaaaatactgcccTTAACTTCACTAGTAGAAAGACAAcgcgatataaacaaacccagactagaactgaacaccgcgtgacggcagcttcacattctctatatctacctcctcgatggcagtcaagtctttcaattcagtagaaaaatcgtTCCTCTTTATAACATAAGGTTCACGTCCAAAATATGTTGTagttttctgtttatacctttctaaaccagcacagtacggacttttccccatctcttccattctaattttcactgcttgccctccacgTTAATTTCGCGCGTCACCAGAACCAcatgattgcaaacaacctattgattgaattcatgttaaaaataatgatgttcacagatacatttttttataattaattatactgcaatatttcataaaaaaaaaaaagaagaagaattgtccattttgatttcatgctgacttgaAGTAATAAGTGagtgtttttattgtgtgtCCAAGTCTGttgctgtgtgtgtgaagaaaggGAATTCACAGTTGGCAAAGGAAACCCTGCAGTGGCTGGAAAAAGAGACTGAAATACCAGAGGTGTGCATTCACCTTTTACAGTTTAACATGCTTTTCCTTACAATACAGCAAATTAACATCATTTTATGTCTGTCTTAGAAACTACAAGGAAAGCTTACCACCATTGTGAGTAAGAAAGATGCATATGATCAGCTTCTGATGAACCTCACTTTCGACCAGCTGTTGGAGAGCATTGACGTGTTCCTCGACACATTCAGTCTGGAAAGATCCTCCGTTTTCTTAATCGAAGTATGTGGCCTTTTTTGTTATGCATACAAAAAACTGATCCACTTTAAGATAAACTGTCTGTGATTTGTGTGCTACATCCTGTGGGAAAGAGACTCCCACCGTTAATGGGCTTCATTGACTGGTTTCAATGTGGTTACCGTATATACTGGGAATTTGCCTAATGATCTCTTAGAATTGTGGTGTTTTCATGGAGGTATTGAAATGTTGCTATTAGCTTCACCCGCAATATCCACCTAAGAAAAGTAGAGATTTGGTGGCAACACATTGAATATACAGTCATGTTGCTGCTAATGAGTTACTTTGACTGTGATTTATAGGCGGTGTATTTTGCTGCTTTACAAGAAATTAGAAATTTCAAGAAATGTGAATTTTCAtcaccagtttttttttttttttttttttttttttttttccctgtgtgtgtttgttttaggcAGCATCAAAAGTAGTTCAAGCGCGTCATGAGAGACCAGAAAAAACCTTATCTGAACAGGACAGAAGCGAAAGGACGCCATCCAGCCCAGAGTCAATTCAGTCAGAAGAGTAAAATCATCTCTCTCATCTATGATTAGaataacataattttatttattctgtgtaaatatgaaataaagttttctaaaataacttaattctggtcatttatatatttactaaaGCTTTTTGTTCTAAAGTAAAATCTTTAGAGACTTTTGTGGATTTATTTAATGTGCATTTCAACTGAAATTGTATGTTTAGTTATGGTTTGATTTATTTGGTGCTGGTGTTTCCATACAGAAATGAGAAACAGGTGGATCCACTGGTGCAAAATATGAGGTGAGGGCCTTGAAAGTTATTTCAACAGCAGCATACATTGTTACAGTATATGAActttaaaggcctgttcacaccaaggactataacaataaagatatagatctataaatcattctaaatatataagAGTAGTAGAGTCAATGCCACAACTATAACGGCatagagaaacaatattgttggaatcactttcagaacaatgtttttttttttttttagctgatgaacaataaaaacaatgacagcCTTTCAGCTGTAAaaagctcaagcatttaaagtggcagatgacaaaactgcagcgcacGCTTAAAATAAATGGAGCGTTATTGTCCGCTTGTTcagatgctaatatagttattgttgcatttatagttatcgttcttggtgtgaatggaccTTAAGAGTCACCATAATGACGCAGTTATTGGTTAATTGTCTGATCGCGGTTATACAATCTAATCACAATTATTTGAGATAAATAAATAGTTGTGAAGTTTAAATTTTCAATCAGGTTTTGCCATCCAAATAAGTGAAATTACATTGTggttatataatattatattatacacattATTAATTTTCACAGCATTTAAGTAAATCATATAGGcctatttttattatcaattttaatattattattatatgtacaATTCCAAGGGAAAAAAATGGCTTACACTGTGAGTGAcataaaacaacagaaaaaaacgTGCATTGCAACTATTTGTATGACAAATGTAAGACAGTGAATTTTCAAGTGGAGCTGGCATCAAGGATGTCACCTTATTTTCTATCATTCCTACCAAATTGTTGCTTTTATACTAATTGCTTTAATAattgaaaacaaattaaaaacataaaattaaaaattctgtaTGTCTCACAGGCACAAAAGGAAACTTCTTTCCACACAAACGAATGACCTGTGGAAACCAGAAACTGCAAAGAAAGAGCGAACCACATGCAAGAGAACCTCCATTTGCAGTAAGTTCTCAACCAAGAGATTTTCTTTGTGGTTTGATGTATATTGTTTTACTGAATTATTTTGTACTTCTGTATGTTGTTAAAGGAGTGGTTAACCAAACATTTGCTCGctctcatattgttccaaacctactTTATTTTTCCATGAGAAAAATACATAGAACTTAACATACTGTAGATCTTTTAAATGCAGCGGTTCATGTTCACCATTTTCACACATAATCATATGTTCTGGTCTTTATAACATCCAAAATCATTGGTTTTCATGTCTCAAAAAACATCATGATGATTTACAAATGCACATTTCTTCAaattctctttttgtgttccatggaaatAACATTatgcgggtttggaacaactcaTTCCGATTATAAATCTCTAATCATTAATACATTCTCGATCTCATTTTATTCACACAGAGGTTTCTAGGAGAAGTAGTAGCCCTTCGGAATTACAAAGCAATGTTAGTGTGATGAGCAAAATCAGGAGGGTGAGTTACTCTGAAGGTGGACATCTTcactccgtgtgtgtgtgtgtgtgtgtgtgtgtgtgtgtgtgtacacttgTACAGTTATCTTTGTGAGAAATTTtagt from Ctenopharyngodon idella isolate HZGC_01 chromosome 23, HZGC01, whole genome shotgun sequence carries:
- the terf1 gene encoding telomeric repeat-binding factor 1, which codes for MNMECASQEISSSNENTNLVGVESVVQSWMIDYYFATLCRHFKARSAPEFHKALKIFEALVDELESCSHRSDHPSQRTICCLLARVIDGENLDVRYDRNAHITPLMSALPIWESLKEASDTALHTKIKTLLIVQSVAVCVKKGNSQLAKETLQWLEKETEIPEKLQGKLTTIVSKKDAYDQLLMNLTFDQLLESIDVFLDTFSLERSSVFLIEAASKVVQARHERPEKTLSEQDRSERTPSSPESIQNEKQVDPLVQNMRHKRKLLSTQTNDLWKPETAKKERTTCKRTSICKVSRRSSSPSELQSNVSVMSKIRRKWTVEEDRKLKAGVRKHGEGNWRMILNDYEFNNRTGVNLKDRWRTLKSKGEDF